GCTAGAATCACTCCAGGTACTGTGAAGAGCAAAACAGAATGCAGAACTGTCTGCACAAACACCAGGATGTGCAATGTGTTTTTTAAACTATACATAACAGCGTTATGTCAGCATTCATTACTCAAGTCTGTGGAAACATGCTTCAGTTTGCCTGGCCGAGAACAGCTCTGGCTCCAGAACACGAACCATtctggtggaaaaggggtacgAGTAAACTGACTTTCCTGGAAAGGGACTTGTATATTCAtgattataatcactgaagcaGCCTGAACTGAAAATTAGTTGGGAGTCAAGGAATGTTGACTTAACTTTCAACATTGCATCAAAAGAACCTTGtgatttcattaaattatttttgagGCTAATACATCTACTCAAAATTGAAGCACTCATAAAttctaataagcaaaaataatgaatgTAGTAATGTGATCAATTACTGTACATCAATGATTGGCAAGTTTGTGGAAGCATTGTCCGGTTACAAGAGGGTTTTGCAAATCCCTCAGGCGAGCACCATTAAGAACCACCATGTTGGTGGAAAAGGGCAATCAGCTGTCActcaatcctgctcctggaggttCATCTTCCAGTACCTTCCTAATCTAACACACATTTGAGCCAGCTACTCAAGATCTTTGGCTTTGCCTGAAAACTACAGGCCGATGTGTTGAGTTGGAGTCCTCCAGGAGTAGAACTGATTACACTTGTCAGAGCAGAGGTGTCCAATCCtcctcctggagggccactgttttgcaaagtttagctccaatcctaataaaaaaaaagtctgaaccAGCTAAGCAAGGTCTTGAGGATTACTAGAAACATTCAGGCATGTGAGTTGGGGCTAAACTCTGTGAGAcattggccctccaggagcagaaTTGGGCATCCCTGTCATATACAGACTTGATACATGGAAATGGTCCTGGaataaatgtttgttaatgatttttacatttagtgAGGAAGAACGTAGTGAAGTTCCCATCCAGTCTGGAAGTGGATGTCCAGGATGTGACAGAACAGTTCGAGGATTTAGTATTCATAACTCCGTTATCTCTGACTGAAATTGCAAGTCAGCCAAAGGAGTCCTTCCCCACTCTGGCAGAGATCCTTGATGCCCCAGAAGGCAATCAGTTTTTTAATTGTAGCTGGTTCAAAGAACTGCAAAGAGGAAGGCACCTCGTGTTGCACGGGTGTGGCCACAAAGTTATGATATTAGCCTCAACTCCAAAGGGGAGGAAGGAAAAACAGTACTTCTTCATCTCAGAGAGTTATGGTGGACGAATGAGAAGAAGGGCCCGGGAATTCGGATCAGTGTACGAGCTATACTTGGCATCCACTCAGTCTCCAGGTTTGAAAGTAAGCGTGACACGACACTACGAGGCGGTAGAGGAAGAGGGAATGCCTGCACTCAGTGTTGGCGAGCAGCTGGAAGTGTTGAGGACGGAGCTAAAGGATGGACTCGGGGATAAATCTGGAGCTGCTCAGAAAGTAGAAAGTCTAATTTGCAAACGGACTCTAGAAGTGGAcgatgaggatgaggatgatgaagatgagGAAGACGACAGTGAGGAAATCTCTCTGCCACTATTTATGCCAGGTAACTTTGTGGAAAAGCTTTCAGACAACAAGAAGTATAAATTATCAGATTTAATGAGGAGCCCTTTGCCTCTGGATGTCAAAGTGGTGACTCGGGATAAAGAACTAGAAAAAGATCCCCTGATGGGGTTAACAGCACTTAAGCTTGAGGAGACCTTCACAGAGACCATAGTATTGGCGAGCCTATCCAATAAACCAGATTGGTGTTTTGAGTTGCCAGTACGCTGGTTACAAATGTCTCTCTGTTTCACCACTGATCATCTGCCGTGGCCCAGTGATGAGCCCCCAGAACTTCATGTAGAGACAGTCACTGAAGTGACAGAGAAATTCTACTATGAATATCACAAACTCATAAGCAAAATTGATGAACCACCTCCTCGTCCACCAAAGCGAAAGCCATCTAATTCAGAAGCACCTAAAAAGACCCCCAAGTCTAAGCATGCATCACCAAAAGTAAAGAGCAATGTGACCGAACAACTCAACAGCCTCTCGCTTCATCAGACAAAGGGTAAACGGGCCCCTGCTCCACCTCCACCAGATGATGTAAGCAAACTTTTATTCACCTAAAATAGACATCTAGAACAGTAATATGTCTGTTTTGTTCTGAATTACATTCTCAGATTAGCTAATACAGGATTATCCATTACAGCATTTTCCAAATTCCCCTTTCTGTGGTTAATGCTAATTAGTGATGGAAAAATCAATTGCTCACATACTTAGTTACAAGTACAGTAATCAATtctttttaaaggaatagtgaTCATCTTGTTCTAAATCCATACAACTTACTTTTTCTGTGAAACGAAAGATGTTCTGCAGAATTTTCAACATGCTTTTTGCTATACAATGAAAGTGTTTGGGGATAGATGCTGTCAAcctccaaaaatgacaaagcaCCATACATATTGTCAGTGTTCGAGTGGTGTCAAAACTCTTTTCAGTTTCAATAATTAAACCTGATTAAACTTTAGAAACTTTAGCAATTCATTACTAATAATGTGCACCATCTCCACTGCATTATAGATTTAGAAAGACATTTCTACACAAAGAAGCGATTAATAATTACTTCTGACCGTCAGTGAcagaaataaacttttttttttttttttttttatcagggGGTGAATATCAGTATCAAATGAGTCAACAGAAATCAGTATCAACAAAATCACCCTTTCACTGCAAAAAGCTGCATTTGTAGTggcatttaaatacatttacacagactgtttatTGCAGCTCAGAGGGCAAGaatgcatttacacagcaaTTACAATTGCATTGATTAATgtaagaaattaatgttttaaatacaaCTTTAATTAGGAAATATGATATGATGGGAAAAAGGACAGccacagattttatttattttttttaattgaagcAGGTTCTAAGAACTACAAAGGAAATATTCATTCATTCGGGAATGAAGCAAGTGACTGACTTTATGAACGAGTCATTGATTAATTCACTTAACCTTTTTGTTCaaaacgcagattcattcaggaaccaAGCAACAGTTCCACCCCGcacaattaaatttttgaatgtaAATATTAAGTGCAAAATTAAGATAAGGCTTGGGAAGGAATTGTATGGATCACTTTTATGGTGCTCATGTCAATGGAGCAGGTCTGTTTCCTCATTTTCATTGTATGAACTATTAGGGCTGTGCGATTAATCATAATTGATTTTCCGATTTTGGCTTCCAATGATTACGAAAATAAGATAATTGATGTAAAATGATTATTGCACTGATAATTGTGCATCAAGCAGCCCTATGAACTATAGCATGTCATTCATAATGGCATCAATAAATGCATGTTTgtaacaacatgaaggtgagtaaatgatgatccgagttttcatttttgggtaaactatttATTCTTCTCCTAAAATGGTACAAGCATAAATCATCCCTCATAAAGTCTGGTATGGTAACTGTGCCCTTATTCATACCGAACCGAAACAATAGCATTGTGTTCCTCTTTTCTTATTTAAGATGGCTCAGCAGCTTATAAACTTGACACTTTTTTTCTTGTGCAACTCCACCAGACACCAGATCAGCCCCCTCCAACCTTGCCTAGGAAAAGCATATCAATAGCCGAGAGTGTCAGTCTGCCTAATATGTACGTGAAAAGTCCCATGAAGACACAAAAAGCAGGTTTGTTTGTCTTtacatttagatatttgatgCTTCAATGATTTTTAACACCCATTCCATGATATTTGGAACAGCAATGACCCAAAATCAGGAAGCTAAAATATTATGTAGATTTTAATCTATTCTTTTCTTTCCttccaccaaaaaaaaaaaaaaaaaaaaaacaagcaaggaGACTCTCTGACTCAGACCATGACTATGAGTCAATCGAGGACACACTGAATCCCCCCCATGAAAGTCTGTTCTATTAGATCAAGGACACTTTGTATTCATGTACACAAAGGAATACAGCTGATGTGTCTTCATAACGGGAAGTGCAAAAGAAATCAAGAAAGTACCAGCCAATATGGAGTCTCAACAGCACAAATATGCAATAGTTTTCAATGTATCTAAATACTCAAAGTCGTGCCAATGCAAGGTTGAACAAATATACACTTCAATGTAAATTAGGCAATGTCATTCTTACTGCTTATTCTTTAAGACATGCTGACCTCTATAGCAAGAATACAAGTTTAAATGAGTAtgcttttattaaaattatagaaaataactgaaatatatagtttcatttttttgtttgttttattttgtttcgtTTTCCTCGAAAACTACCAAAGATAAGAAATGGGCTTATTGGGGTCAGataacaatgtgacaaaaacgtAATTAGACTTCATTGTCTGTTGATCTGAAGTGGTCCTCATCAATGGTGGAGAAAATGTGTCCCTCGTTGCTGAGAAAGTCCACAATTTGCCTGTAAAAAGGTAAAGAGAAATGAGAATTAAACTGcagttaaaagaactgtttcaAGGTGTACCGTATTGTTCTGAATATAAgactgaatatttttttcttagaaaGACATCTGAAAAAAGGTTTGTCTTTTATTCAGAGTCCAGACTTTTATGCGTCAATAATACACCCGCAACAATAGGTGGCGGCAAATACGGTGCGTCACAGTGTAATGTTATATGATTACGAGCGCGAAAACAGTCTTAAACGATAACGGTGAAAGAAAAGCTTAACgtctaaagcccaaagtatacttcggcCATCCGCGTCCGTGCTCCGTCTGCATACAAAAGCGAAAATCCCCTCATACGTGATTTTAAAACCCAAGACGGTACCCAGAATTCAAGACTACAATAAGATTTCACCTGTACTGTTGATGAAATTTTGGTAGGCTACATGGTTTTTACTATGAGATGGACAGCCTAATTGTTATATAATTCAGATGGGCTACAGGTTATTTTTATGGTATgtcaaaaagtgttttttaaaaaaaaatgtgatagtTGGCACATTTTGCCAGTATTTACCATACTTtcaatacaaaattaaaatatgaaaaatatgcaatatgaaaatcattttaaaaataaaaattctcttTATAAAATACAAGATTTGGTCTTCAAAAAGCCTTTCGTGTACATCTTGGAAAACGGGAGGTTGTCTTATCAGGGTCATCTTATTTTCTGAACAATACGAAATGTGCAGCAGACAGACAAGTGAGTCAATTTCTCTCACTTCCTTCTGAAGCAGGAATTGATTAACTTTGAAAGTCAGATTGGGTTGTGTTATTAGATGGCTTTTGTGCATGATTGCCTTAGTTCAGTGTCacaggaacaaaacaaaacaaaaaaaaacaaaaaaggaaaagggaaaaaaaaaaggtgttgaCAAACATTTGCATAATATGTGAGCTATGAAGCATCTGTTGGAAAACTAGAAAAGTTCAGAAAAGAACACAAACCCTGTGTCTGAATAAGCCCATTTCCATACATGGTATGAACAAAGCTAGGGCTGTCATGGCACCAAATTTCAGTA
The sequence above is drawn from the Megalobrama amblycephala isolate DHTTF-2021 linkage group LG13, ASM1881202v1, whole genome shotgun sequence genome and encodes:
- the themis2 gene encoding protein THEMIS2; the encoded protein is MGDLQSLRVFINCLDQQTLPRILQVCSGVYFQGSVYELSGSEVCLSTGDLVKIIGLQLLSVSCEEIDTGSSYELPTEYSGQFRLVAEDLPYNTIEEIVGLCPVGVDACGSFIFTSSSELTIDYFTVPAGKQLTLLTVEIAEDGERLARCHVVGQNMAAAEILLPLSLKGEFYEYESDRGYTLQEIMSSARLSCRRFRSTNVKNSGAMLVFSPVYEISAIMHMRKNVVKFPSSLEVDVQDVTEQFEDLVFITPLSLTEIASQPKESFPTLAEILDAPEGNQFFNCSWFKELQRGRHLVLHGCGHKVMILASTPKGRKEKQYFFISESYGGRMRRRAREFGSVYELYLASTQSPGLKVSVTRHYEAVEEEGMPALSVGEQLEVLRTELKDGLGDKSGAAQKVESLICKRTLEVDDEDEDDEDEEDDSEEISLPLFMPGNFVEKLSDNKKYKLSDLMRSPLPLDVKVVTRDKELEKDPLMGLTALKLEETFTETIVLASLSNKPDWCFELPVRWLQMSLCFTTDHLPWPSDEPPELHVETVTEVTEKFYYEYHKLISKIDEPPPRPPKRKPSNSEAPKKTPKSKHASPKVKSNVTEQLNSLSLHQTKGKRAPAPPPPDDTPDQPPPTLPRKSISIAESVSLPNMYVKSPMKTQKAARRLSDSDHDYESIEDTLNPPHESLFY